Proteins encoded together in one Kribbella voronezhensis window:
- the ligA gene encoding NAD-dependent DNA ligase LigA: MSEEIPDTTAADQLAPPAEVRERHAALSREIEEHRFRYYMATSTISDADFDALMHELEAIEEQYAELRTPDSPTQKVGVPISTLFTAVEHPQRMESLGNAFSAEQMEAWAKRLEREVTVKQIEESGFLCELKVDGLALDLVYENGRLVSGATRGDGRTGEDITLNARTIDSIPNELKTDKPPAFLEVRGEVYFRVEDFTELNAQLVEAGKDPFSNPRNSAAGSLRQKDPRVSASRPLRFVVHGLGKVEGYHVTRLSEAYEQLKEWGLPVSDRARRVATLDEVNEFIAYYGENRHSVDHEIDGVVVKVDEVDLQRALGSTSSAPRWAIAYKYPPEEVTTKLLAIEVNVGRTGRVTPYGVMEPVRVAGSTVEFATLHNAKEVERKGVYPGDTVVLRKAGDVIPEILGPVIDLRPDDAQPWVMPTECPSCGTTLRPMKEGDIDIRCPNSQSCPAQLRERLFHLAGRSAFDIEVLGFKAADALISSGLIVDEGDLFDLSEEDLVSSSFFTTKAGALSANAQKLLANLEQAKTQQLSRGLVALSIRHVGPTAAAALAAAYDDIDAIEAATEEELSEIEGVGPTIAHAVIEWFAVDWHQAIVRKWKAAGVQLRQERTGPVVEQTLTGQSVVVTGTVEGYSRDEATEAIVSRGGKAASSVSKKTSFVVVGDSPGSKYDKAVQLGVPILDAAGFQVLLDDGPEAASAMATNAEPGDA; the protein is encoded by the coding sequence ATGAGCGAGGAGATCCCCGACACCACAGCCGCCGATCAGCTCGCCCCGCCCGCCGAGGTGCGGGAGCGGCATGCCGCGCTGAGCCGGGAGATCGAGGAGCACCGCTTCCGGTACTACATGGCCACCTCGACCATCTCCGACGCCGACTTCGACGCGCTGATGCACGAGCTGGAGGCGATCGAGGAGCAGTACGCCGAGCTCCGGACGCCGGACTCGCCGACCCAGAAGGTCGGCGTGCCGATCTCGACCTTGTTCACCGCGGTCGAGCACCCGCAGCGGATGGAGAGCCTGGGCAACGCGTTCTCGGCCGAGCAGATGGAGGCCTGGGCGAAGCGGCTGGAGCGCGAGGTCACGGTCAAGCAGATCGAGGAGAGCGGGTTCCTCTGCGAGCTGAAGGTGGACGGACTGGCGCTCGACCTGGTCTACGAGAACGGCCGGCTCGTCAGCGGCGCCACCCGCGGCGACGGCCGCACGGGCGAGGACATCACCCTGAACGCCCGCACCATCGACTCCATCCCGAACGAGCTGAAGACCGACAAGCCACCCGCGTTTCTGGAGGTCCGCGGCGAGGTCTACTTCCGCGTCGAGGACTTCACCGAGCTGAACGCTCAACTGGTCGAAGCCGGCAAGGACCCGTTCTCCAACCCCCGCAACAGCGCGGCCGGATCGCTACGGCAGAAGGACCCACGTGTCTCCGCGAGCCGCCCGCTGCGCTTCGTCGTGCACGGTCTCGGCAAGGTCGAGGGTTACCACGTCACCCGGCTTTCCGAGGCGTACGAGCAGCTGAAGGAGTGGGGCCTCCCCGTCAGCGACCGGGCCCGCCGCGTCGCCACCCTCGACGAGGTGAACGAGTTCATCGCGTACTACGGCGAGAACCGGCACTCCGTCGACCACGAGATCGACGGCGTCGTCGTCAAGGTGGACGAGGTCGACCTGCAGCGCGCACTCGGCTCGACCTCGAGCGCCCCGCGCTGGGCGATCGCGTACAAGTACCCGCCGGAAGAGGTCACCACCAAACTGCTCGCGATCGAGGTGAATGTCGGCCGCACCGGTCGCGTCACGCCGTACGGGGTGATGGAGCCGGTTCGCGTCGCGGGGTCGACCGTGGAGTTCGCGACGCTGCACAACGCCAAGGAAGTCGAGCGCAAGGGCGTCTACCCGGGCGACACCGTCGTACTGCGGAAGGCCGGCGACGTGATCCCCGAGATTCTCGGGCCGGTGATCGACCTGCGGCCGGACGACGCGCAGCCCTGGGTGATGCCGACCGAATGCCCGTCCTGCGGGACGACGCTGCGGCCCATGAAGGAAGGGGACATCGACATTCGCTGTCCCAACTCCCAGTCCTGCCCCGCCCAGTTGCGCGAGCGGCTGTTCCACCTGGCCGGTCGGTCGGCCTTCGACATCGAGGTGCTCGGCTTCAAGGCCGCGGACGCCTTGATCAGCAGCGGTTTGATCGTCGACGAGGGCGACCTGTTCGACCTGAGCGAGGAAGACCTGGTCAGCAGTTCGTTCTTCACCACCAAGGCCGGCGCACTGTCCGCCAACGCGCAGAAGCTGCTCGCGAATCTCGAGCAGGCCAAGACCCAGCAGTTGTCCCGCGGTCTGGTGGCTCTATCGATCCGTCACGTCGGCCCGACCGCGGCGGCAGCGCTGGCCGCGGCGTACGACGACATCGACGCGATCGAGGCGGCCACCGAGGAGGAGCTGTCCGAGATCGAGGGCGTCGGGCCGACCATCGCGCACGCGGTGATCGAGTGGTTCGCCGTCGACTGGCACCAGGCGATCGTGCGCAAATGGAAGGCGGCCGGCGTCCAGCTTCGCCAGGAGCGCACCGGTCCCGTTGTCGAGCAGACCCTGACCGGCCAGTCGGTCGTCGTCACCGGCACCGTCGAGGGGTACAGCCGCGACGAGGCGACCGAGGCGATCGTGTCCCGTGGCGGCAAGGCGGCCAGTTCGGTGTCGAAGAAGACGTCGTTCGTGGTGGTCGGCGACTCGCCGGGATCCAAGTACGACAAGGCTGTTCAGCTCGGGGTGCCGATCCTGGACGCGGCCGGATTCCAGGTGCTGCTGGACGACGGGCCGGAG
- the mnmA gene encoding tRNA 2-thiouridine(34) synthase MnmA, with protein MRVLAAMSGGVDSAVAAARMVEAGHDVVGVHLALSRNPQSYRSGARGCCTIEDSRDARRAADVIGIPFYIWDMAERFAADVVDDFVAEYAAGRTPNPCLRCNEKIKFSAVLERALALDFDAVATGHYAQIVDTPDGRELHRAVDPAKDQSYVLGVLNQEQLAHAFFPLGDTPKTEIRAEAERRGLSVAAKPDSHDICFIADGNTEGFLSKQLGEAPGDIVDAQGNKLGEHKGTHGFTVGQRKGLKIGTPAADGKPRFVLDISPVDRRVTVGSRAELAVERLTASKPRWCGPAPTETLHVKAQLRAHGEEIAVTARVVDDRVLVEFDEPADAVAPGQAVVLYDGTRVIGSATIDSVERATQHV; from the coding sequence ATGCGGGTACTCGCAGCCATGTCCGGCGGGGTCGACTCCGCCGTCGCGGCGGCGCGGATGGTCGAGGCCGGGCACGACGTCGTCGGCGTACACCTCGCCCTGAGCCGGAACCCGCAGTCGTACCGCAGTGGCGCGCGCGGCTGCTGCACGATCGAGGACTCCCGCGACGCCCGAAGAGCAGCCGACGTGATCGGCATCCCGTTCTACATCTGGGACATGGCCGAGCGGTTCGCCGCCGACGTGGTGGACGACTTCGTCGCGGAGTACGCGGCCGGCCGTACGCCGAATCCGTGTCTGCGCTGCAACGAGAAGATCAAGTTCAGTGCGGTGCTGGAGCGGGCCCTCGCGCTCGACTTCGACGCCGTTGCCACCGGCCACTACGCGCAGATCGTCGACACTCCGGACGGCCGTGAGCTGCACCGCGCCGTCGACCCGGCCAAGGACCAGTCGTACGTGCTCGGCGTCCTCAACCAGGAGCAGCTCGCGCACGCGTTCTTCCCGCTCGGCGACACCCCGAAGACCGAGATCCGGGCCGAGGCCGAGCGGCGTGGTCTGTCGGTCGCGGCCAAGCCGGACAGCCACGACATCTGTTTCATTGCCGACGGCAACACCGAGGGCTTCCTCAGCAAGCAGCTCGGCGAGGCGCCGGGCGACATCGTCGATGCCCAGGGCAACAAGTTGGGTGAGCACAAGGGCACCCACGGCTTCACGGTCGGCCAGCGCAAGGGCCTGAAGATCGGTACGCCGGCCGCCGACGGCAAGCCCAGGTTCGTCCTGGACATCTCGCCGGTCGATCGCCGGGTCACCGTGGGATCGCGGGCGGAGCTGGCGGTCGAGCGGCTGACCGCGTCCAAGCCGCGCTGGTGTGGTCCGGCACCGACCGAGACCCTGCACGTGAAGGCGCAGCTGCGAGCGCACGGCGAGGAGATCGCTGTCACCGCGCGCGTTGTCGACGACCGGGTGCTGGTCGAGTTCGACGAGCCGGCCGACGCGGTCGCGCCCGGACAGGCCGTCGTCCTGTACGACGGCACGCGGGTGATCGGTTCGGCCACCATCGACTCCGTCGAGCGTGCGACCCAGCACGTCTGA
- a CDS encoding methionine synthase vitamin-B12 independent gives MTSPFGLAATTGMGSLPGDDFTEWTKYVLDAVTIPFVPELPARPYGDMLSRSMALLLELAGDLQPAGWRLTGGSDPRASMDQRRARSLLQQDLDTLEEVADGYTGPLKIQSTGPWTLAATVELPRGDKVLADHGARRDLAEGLAHGLEQHVAEVRRRVPGADLVVQLDEPALPAVLAGAVPTASGWSKHRSVDGPDAVELLSQVIEAVAPAITLVHCCAARPPIEVFRKAGAGGVAVDVAQLTEAAWEQIALAVEAGTVLYAGVVPTTGPIPNQEQAATTLVRRWRELGLDPELLKQVVITPGCGLAGSPSRADAQARLELLRKTAEVVGEKAEE, from the coding sequence GTGACCAGTCCGTTCGGCCTTGCCGCGACCACCGGGATGGGCTCACTGCCCGGTGACGACTTCACCGAGTGGACGAAGTACGTGCTGGACGCCGTCACGATCCCGTTCGTGCCGGAGCTTCCTGCACGCCCGTACGGCGACATGCTCAGTCGCTCGATGGCCCTGCTGCTGGAGCTCGCAGGCGACCTGCAGCCCGCGGGCTGGCGATTGACCGGGGGCAGCGATCCGCGCGCGAGCATGGACCAGCGCAGGGCCCGGTCGCTGCTGCAGCAGGACCTGGACACTCTCGAAGAGGTTGCCGACGGCTACACCGGGCCGCTGAAGATCCAGAGCACCGGTCCGTGGACGCTGGCCGCGACAGTAGAACTACCGCGTGGCGACAAGGTGCTGGCCGACCACGGTGCTCGCCGTGACCTGGCAGAGGGGCTGGCTCACGGTTTGGAGCAGCACGTTGCCGAGGTACGCCGACGCGTGCCGGGTGCTGACCTCGTCGTACAGCTGGATGAGCCGGCGCTCCCCGCAGTACTGGCTGGTGCTGTTCCGACAGCTAGTGGGTGGAGCAAGCACCGCTCTGTCGACGGACCGGATGCTGTGGAGCTACTGAGCCAGGTGATCGAGGCAGTAGCGCCTGCGATCACCTTGGTGCACTGCTGCGCGGCACGGCCGCCTATCGAGGTGTTCCGCAAGGCTGGGGCCGGGGGAGTGGCAGTAGACGTTGCCCAGCTCACCGAAGCCGCCTGGGAGCAGATCGCCCTCGCAGTAGAGGCCGGCACTGTCCTGTACGCCGGTGTGGTGCCCACGACTGGACCGATCCCCAACCAGGAGCAGGCGGCGACAACCCTCGTACGCCGGTGGCGCGAGCTCGGCCTCGACCCGGAACTTCTCAAACAGGTCGTGATCACGCCGGGCTGCGGGCTGGCCGGATCCCCCTCCCGCGCCGACGCCCAGGCCCGCCTCGAACTCCTCCGCAAAACCGCAGAAGTGGTCGGCGAGAAAGCCGAGGAGTGA